A single window of Castor canadensis chromosome 3, mCasCan1.hap1v2, whole genome shotgun sequence DNA harbors:
- the Heatr4 gene encoding LOW QUALITY PROTEIN: HEAT repeat-containing protein 4 (The sequence of the model RefSeq protein was modified relative to this genomic sequence to represent the inferred CDS: substituted 1 base at 1 genomic stop codon): protein MTRTQKRKTFASNCGTQSLPDQLGWGMTFHYSKQRNKECASVSSVPPVFHFSPQHYAYLKNQYLKKAAANLSFSQEVGWQRGLPNMPYSQYSFNHIYNTDNIIQSHQMRKAQPEKPVCFKFLRSSGPSEGNTSQAVKTESFAKTKKKLKKSKPANVVQEASLPRIRRPCRASDELELPLSPDVNLEEREAWLPPCEKEVRAWEAIVLGKLNKRTARWIQSKQPVRSGVLPNKWQSFLRQQYDWSHIRDELSSASDLELLKQLEAEETAEFEDQKIITPPQEEKKPELLLPVYYRLPGYSPEAQTSEIIPDNNMTAEDIREKRSTVESPKQSYFRQVNPKAGEFAYSTDNTFEQEIYFDEVQIIHQTGVKRDQILLENLNQYNKQLSKVFPETPEKWSSQPVPEAPCKPVKGALRWTALPTPVKDLLLQVGEEDMTIRTRKLKKQASPLKEDVTWELAVLQRMLKEWKTDWALIIEWRHETLENLMQGLVALYDDIRIQAIITCATAALERPRFTTDQRDSDKGTIKVPLIQDLPKALQPTLEAALCDKNANVRMAAAICQYAIQSHNPLAQDIMKTALVKGNSVDSWAAAQCLALEGVATYPVIKRILYQLFNKNNEDTKQQSCILLRYLSGKTTLIHTMLAVELNSCQWKDRIVACQAFAQINGNVCLDMKSKLIQLMWNDWNKEVRQAAAQALGQMSLGKEVHDTIRIKLCQGNSQERVEALTLIAGLKLMTAKLLPNFLHCFSDDFVAVRQAACLAAGALKIQNKMVLECLLNLMHRDPYWKIKAFAIRALGQIGQVSPQLTDLLLWAIHYEESPGVRLEACRSILALKLQGEQVRDTFLDVLLLEDHEAVLKEIYQAMKILNLENEGNQEMLQEIKNRIETLNQKEVLTQKILNLEMAILKMKEEAKRVYLQPKEGQKPLELPTFLQETFQNEEVLHRTPSEICDTEEAIKPMLPRSPNPWLQSPVVDLTTRRSRSPLVKDLRTIREKRIDMGPFGSPSPGPXLGTFEKKS from the exons ATGACCAGAACCCAGAAAAGGAAGACCTTTGCCTCCAATTGTGGCACTCAGTCATTACCCGATCAGCTAGGATGGGGCATGACCTTCCACTACTCAAAACAGAGGAACAAGGAGTGTGCCTCGGTCTCCAGTGTGCCGCCAGTCTTCCACTTCAGCCCACAGCATTATGCATATCTCAAGAACCAGTATCTGAAAAAGGCTGCTGCCAACCTTTCCTTCTCTCAGGAGGTGGGATGGCAGCGGGGGCTGCCCAACATGCCTTACAGCCAGTACAGCTTTAACCACATCTACAACACAGATAACATCATCCAGTCTCACCAGATGAGGAAGGCCCAACCTGAGAAACCTGTCTGCTTCAAGTTCCTGCGTTCCTCAGGTCCCTcagaagggaacacttcccaggCTGTGAAGACAGAAAGTTTTGCCAAGACTaaaaaaaagctgaagaaatCAAAGCCAGCAAATGTGGTCCAGGAAGCATCTCTCCCCCGAATCCGGCGTCCCTGCAGGGCTTCAGATGAGCTAGAGCTGCCACTATCTCCAGATGTGAACCTGGAGGAAAGGGAAGCTTGGCTTCCACCTTGTGAGAAGGAAGTCAGAGCATGGGAGGCCATTGTGCTGGGAAAGCTGAACAAGCGCACGGCCCGATGGATCCAGAGTAAGCAACCTGTGAGATCTGGCGTGTTGCCCAACAAGTGGCAGAGCTTCTTGCGCCAGCAATATGACTGGAGCCACATTCGGGATGAGCTCTCCTCTGCCAGTGATCTGGAGCTTCTGAAACAGTTGGAAGCAGAAGAAACTGCAGAGTTTGAGGATCAAAAAATCATCACACCCCCTCAGGAGGAAAAGAAGCCCGAGCTGCTGCTTCCTGTTTACTACAG ATTGCCTGGTTACTCCCCAGAAGCACAGACATCTGAAATCATTCCTGACAACAATATGACAGCTGAGGATATCAGGGAAAAGAGAAGCACCGTGGAATCCCCAAAGCAGAGTTACTTCCGACAGGTGAATCCTAAAGCTGGAGAATTTGCTTACTCTACAGACAACACCTTTGAGCAGGAGATTTACTTTG ATGAAGTACAGATCATCCACCAGACTGGTGTAAAGAGGGACCAGATTCTCCTGGAAAACTTGAATCAGTACAATAAGCAGCTATCTAAGGTCTTCCCTGAAACACCAGAAAAGTGGAGTTCCCAGCCTGTTCCTGAAGCAC CTTGTAAGCCTGTGAAAGGAGCCCTGCGCTGGACTGCTTTGCCCACACCGGTCAAAGACCTGCTGCTGCAGGTGGGTGAGGAGGACATGACCATCAGGACCAGGAAACTGAAGAAGCAGGCAAGTccactgaaggaggatgtgacTTGGGAACTGGCAGTTCTACAGAGGATGCTAAAGGAGTGGAAGACTGACTGGGCACTAA TCATTGAGTGGCGCCATGAGACACTGGAGAACCTTATGCAGGGTTTGGTAGCCTTGTATGATGACATTCGGATCCAAGCCATCATCACATGTGCCACAGCTGCTCTGGAAAGGCCCCGGTTTACCACTGACCAGAGGGACTCAG ACAAGGGGACTATAAAAGTCCCACTTATCCAGGACTTGCCAAAGGCTCTACAGCCTACCTTGGAAGCTGCTCTTTGTGACAAAAATGCCAACGTGAGGATGGCAGCAGCAATATGTCAATATGCAATACAGTCACATAATCCCCTTGCCCAGGACATCATGAAGACTGCCCTTGTGAAGG GTAATAGTGTGGACAGCTGGGCTGCAGCCCAGTGCTTGGCTCTGGAAGGTGTTGCCACTTACCCAGTGATTAAGAGGATCCTCTACCAGTTGTTTAACAAGAATAATGAAGACACCAAGCAGCAGTCTTGTATCCTCCTGAGATATCTCAGTGGGAAGACA ACCCTGATACATACCATGCTTGCTGTGGAGCTGAATAGCTGTCAATGGAAGGACCGGATTGTGGCCTGTCAGGCTTTTGCTCAGATCAATGGAAATGTCTGCTTG GATATGAAAAGTAAGCTGATCCAGCTAATGTGGAATGACTGGAATAAGGAAGTAAGGCAAGCAGCTGCCCAAGCACTTGGGCAAATGAGTCTTGGGAAAGAGGTGCATGACACAATCAG GATTAAGTTGTGTCAAGGAAATTCCCAGGAACGTGTAGAGGCTCTCACCCTAATAGCTGGACTCAAGCTCATGACCGCCAAACTTCTCCCCAACTTTCTGCACTGCTTCTCTGATGACTTCGTAGCAGTTCGGCAGGCAGCCTGTTTGGCAGCAGGTGCCCTGAAGATCCAGAACAAAATG GTACTTGAATGCCTCCTGAATCTGATGCACAGAGATCCTTACTGGAAAATCAAAGCTTTTGCCATTCGAG CTTTGGGACAGATTGGGCAAGTGAGTCCCCAGCTGACAGATCTCCTGCTCTGGGCTATCCACTACGAAGAGTCACCAGGTGTACGACTGGAAGCTTGCCGTAGCATCCTAGCCCTCAAACTTCAAGGGGAGCAGGTCAGGGACACATTCCTAGACGTACTGCTCCTGGAGGACCATGAGGCTGTTCTCAA GGAAATTTACCAGGCAATGAAGATACTCAacttagaaaatgaaggaaatcaagAAATGCTTCAGGAGATCAAGAACAGG aTTGAAACACTAAACCAAAAGGAGGTGCTGACTCAGAAAATACTCAACCTGGAGATGGccatattaaaaatgaaggaagaagcaaaacGTGTTTACTTACAACCCAAGGAAGGGCAAAAACCATTGGAACTCCCTACTTTTCTCCAAGAAACTTTTCAGA ATGAAGAGGTTCTTCATAGAACACCGTCTGAGATTTGTGACACGGAAGAAGCCATAAAG CCCATGTTGCCTCGATCACCGAATCCCTGGTTACAAAGTCCAGTAGTAGACCTAACCACACGAAGAAGTCGGTCTCCACTTGTCAAAGATCTACGCACCATTAGGGAAAAAAGGATTGACATGGGACCATTTGGATCTCCCAGCCCAGGTCCCTAGCTGG
- the Riox1 gene encoding ribosomal oxygenase 1 — protein MNGLRATAGLLKRGRGRRRRQPQPHSGSVLALPLRPRKIRRQLRRSVASRLAARRAPALLSEDSEDSRVESTADGLGDALPGGFGPTELLEATTAVRLVPTAAPPPRLVEVRASEDTARLCAAQHLGAAASPGIPSTLSEPADDAGQELPWDSPLQRVLAELNRIPSSRRRAARLFEWLIAPLPPDHFYRRLWEREAVLVRRQDHTYYQGLFSTADLDSTLRHEEVQFGQHLDAARYVNGRRETLNPPGRALPAAAWSLYQAGCSLRLLCPQAFSTTVWQFLAVLQEQFGSMAGSNVYLTPPNSQGFAPHYDDIEAFVLQLEGRKLWRVYRPRVPTEELALTSSPNFSQEDLGEPVLQTVLEPGDLLYFPRGFIHQAECQDGVHSLHLTLSTYQRNTWGDFLEAVLPLAVQAAMEENVEFRRGLPRDFMDYMGAQHSDSKDPRRTAFMEKVRVLVARLGHFAPVDAVADQRAKDFIHDSLPPVLTDRERALSIYGLPIRWEAGEPVNVGAQLTTETEVHMLQDGIARLVGEGGHLFLYYTVENSRVYHLEEPKCLEIYPQQADAMELLLHSYPEFVRVGDLPCDTVEDQLSLATMLYDKGLLITKIPLTLN, from the coding sequence ATGAATGGGCTGCGGGCTACTGCTGGGCTGTTGAAGCGCGGGCGTGGAAGGCGCCGGCGCCAGCCTCAGCCACACAGCGGGTCGGTCTTGGCCCTGCCCTTGAGGCCCAGGAAGATCCGTAGGCAGCTGAGGAGAAGCGTTGCGTCCCGCTTGGCCGCACGCAGGGCTCCGGCGCTGCTAAGCGAGGACTCCGAGGACTCGAGAGTGGAGTCGACGGCCGACGGTCTAGGGGACGCGCTACCCGGTGGCTTCGGGCCTACAGAGCTGCTGGAGGCCACGACAGCCGTGCGCCTGGTGCCGACTGCGGCGCCCCCTCCGCGCTTGGTGGAGGTGCGCGCCTCGGAGGACACCGCCCGGCTGTGCGCTGCCCAGCATTTGGGGGCCGCCGCATCGCCGGGGATTCCGTCTACGCTGTCAGAACCGGCGGATGACGCGGGTCAGGAGCTGCCCTGGGACTCGCCGCTACAGCGCGTCTTGGCCGAGCTGAACCGCATCCCGAGCAGCCGGCGGCGGGCTGCGCGCCTCTTTGAGTGGCTCATCGCGCCATTGCCGCCCGACCACTTCTACCGGCGCCTTTGGGAGCGGGAGGCGGTGCTAGTGCGGCGGCAGGACCATACCTACTACCAGGGACTTTTCTCTACCGCCGACTTGGACTCCACGCTGCGCCACGAGGAAGTGCAGTTCGGACAGCACCTGGACGCCGCGCGCTACGTCAACGGGCGGCGCGAGACCCTGAACCCGCCAGGCCGCGCCCTGCCCGCCGCCGCGTGGTCCCTGTACCAGGCCGGTTGCTCCTTGCGCCTCCTCTGCCCTCAGGCGTTCTCCACCACCGTGTGGCAGTTTTTGGCTGTGCTCCAGGAGCAGTTTGGAAGCATGGCAGGCTCCAACGTTTACCTTACGCCCCCCAACTCTCAGGGCTTTGCCCCTCACTACGACGACATCGAGGCTTTCGTGCTGCAACTGGAAGGCAGAAAACTCTGGCGGGTCTACCGACCCCGGGTCCCAACTGAGGAACTGGCTCTGACATCCAGCCCCAACTTCAGCCAGGAGGACCTTGGGGAGCCAGTGCTGCAGACAGTGCTGGAACCTGGAGATTTGCTCTATTTTCCTCGGGGCTTCATTCACCAAGCCGAATGCCAGGACGGAGTCCACTCTCTGCACCTCACTTTGTCCACGTACCAGCGCAATACCTGGGGCGACTTCCTGGAGGCCGTCTTGCCTCTGGCAGTGCAGGCTGCAATGGAGGAAAACGTGGAATTCCGGAGGGGTCTGCCCCGAGACTTCATGGATTACATGGGGGCCCAGCATTCGGATTCTAAGGATCCGCGAAGAACCGCTTTTATGGAGAAGGTGCGGGTCTTGGTTGCCCGCCTGGGACACTTTGCTCCTGTGGATGCTGTGGCGGACCAGCGAGCCAAAGACTTCATCCACGACTCTCTGCCCCCTGTGTTGACTGACAGAGAGAGGGCACTAAGCATTTACGGGCTCCCAATTCGCTGGGAGGCTGGAGAACCTGTAAACGTGGGGGCTCAGTTAACAACAGAAACAGAAGTCCACATGCTTCAGGATGGCATAGCTCGGCTGGTGGGTGAGggaggccatttgttcctctaTTACACGGTGGAAAACTCTCGTGTTTATCATCTGGAGGAACCCAAGTGCTTGGAAATTTACCCCCAGCAAGCTGATGCCATGGAACTCTTGCTTCACTCCTACCCAGAATTCGTGAGAGTAGGAGATCTGCCTTGTGATACTGTGGAAGACCAGCTTTCCTTGGCAACCATGTTGTATGATAAAGGGCTGTTGATCACCAAGATACCTCTGACTCTAAACTAG